In the genome of Henningerozyma blattae CBS 6284 chromosome 5, complete genome, one region contains:
- the SPO7 gene encoding Nem1-Spo7 phosphatase regulatory subunit SPO7 (similar to Saccharomyces cerevisiae SPO7 (YAL009W); ancestral locus Anc_7.104), whose amino-acid sequence MSENSSSHSTTGKKINRSSVRSTNEIAPASMIFRNLLIVEDDLRRQWRSQQQLRKKFTGFLICIILLMVYCVWNIFFSTDSVESIKNKRSNGNSHFFWRYLLISLLITMILFRLSGEYKRTITEPRRFLTQSNKGLRQFNVRLVRVPRSQAQRASDIIRLISNKLIHITNCILVVVRIFLPYYNNIKEWLEKAEINTSRRVGAVDVKLVLNPRSFGAEVREGWEIYRDEFWAREGARRRQGTTTTT is encoded by the coding sequence ATGAGTGAGAATAGTAGTAGCCATAGTACTACtggtaaaaaaatcaatcgATCAAGCGTACGTAGCACCAATGAGATTGCGCCAGCTTCCATGATTTTCCGGAATCTATTGATAGTAGAGGATGATTTACGTAGACAATGGCGAtcacaacaacaattaagGAAGAAGTTCACAGGGTTTCTCATCTGTATCATCCTACTAATGGTATATTGTGtttggaatatatttttctcgACTGATAGCGTAGAATCCATCAAGAATAAACGAAGTAATGGGAATAgtcattttttttggagATACCTTTTGATCTCATTACTGATTACAATGATTCTATTTCGATTAAGTGGTGAATACAAGAGAACGATTACAGAGCCACGACGATTTTTAACTCAATCAAATAAGGGATTAAGACAGTTTAATGTCCGGCTAGTACGTGTGCCACGATCCCAAGCCCAACGAGCTTCTGATATAATACGATTGATTTCAAACAAGTTGATACATATAACCAATTGCATATTGGTAGTGGTCCGAATCTTTCTACCATACTACAACAATATAAAAGAATGGCTGGAGAAGGCAGAGATTAATACCAGCAGACGAGTTGGAGCTGTAGATGTAAAATTAGTATTGAACCCTAGATCCTTTGGCGCCGAAGTCCGAGAAGGTTGGGAAATATATCGAGACGAGTTCTGGGCAAGAGAGGGTGCAAGAAGAAGACAAGGTACTACAACTACaacatga
- the FUN14 gene encoding Fun14p (similar to Saccharomyces cerevisiae FUN14 (YAL008W); ancestral locus Anc_7.107), whose protein sequence is MPISWSNLCLVPKTSFVVGLNSITKRSLIIPSSSIIFQSKLICPNIFFKKQSKNHNNKNRILLLTSSVSFSWYILYHTPVLNDDLKNSMEEKEIDSFLDNQEYRHQKYNQLCFGSIFGILLGLIFKKISHGLIYLGISTSLIFRWLNSRGFINNKAIRNYLGDTMKINIKQNWNWIFRAGWFKIPFILTFVMTVYNI, encoded by the coding sequence atGCCTATTTCATGGTCAAACTTATGCCTAGTGCCCAAAACTTCATTTGTTGTTGGGCTGAATTCAATCACTAAAAgatctttaataataccatcatcatcaataatatttcaatcaaaattaatatgccccaacattttttttaaaaaacaatcGAAAAATcacaataataaaaatcgTATCTTACTTTTGACTAGTTCAGTATCTTTCTCTtggtatatattatatcatACCCCTGTTTTAAATGACGACCTCAAAAATTCAATGgaagaaaaggaaattgATAGCTTCCTTGATAATCAAGAATATCGTCATCAAAAGTATAACCAACTTTGCTTTGGTTCAATCTTTGGAATTCTTTTAGGCCtgatctttaaaaaaatttctcatGGCTTAATTTATTTAGGCATTTCAACAAGCTTGATCTTTAGATGGCTAAATAGTAGAGGtttcattaataacaaAGCGATTAGAAACTATTTAGGTGATACaatgaaaattaatattaaacaaaattggaattggaTCTTCAGAGCTGGTTGGTTTAAAATCCCATTTATTTTGACTTTTGTTATGACtgtttataatatttaa
- the TBLA0E02140 gene encoding phosphatase 2A regulatory subunit B56 family protein (similar to Saccharomyces cerevisiae RTS1 (YOR014W); ancestral locus Anc_7.106) — protein MMRGFRQRLMKKSSSNSNNATTPASSSSSSSSSSSTTSSKKNSTTSNTSATSSRKSVEIQRSNNSTMSTACNTSSPASSTSSNNSTSCNTSTSNTKIKRSSSNKNMKSSSSSSSSSSTSSKKSRNKSSHNRTATPIIIKPPVVDISVPIEPLSVETVTPPSNRTLQVATDITNFNTTSVTTTTTNTTNNNNNNSNSNNSNNNSNNNSNNNQPLVSSPLANNIESDRTPNNINNSMSLPAGNLNLTPNSNQTLNPNPNNIPVSCPSPLMDRPNNFADLGVENIMKTPQRHASSRFENSKHTQIRQLQRFDQLTSQDQVIPLFIEKVNQCNILFNFNDPSFDIQGKEIKRLTLQELIEFIISNRFNYTLELYNAIITMFKINIFRYISHSNTSIDSIDPPIFDPDDDDQLNELAWPHMQMVYELFLRFIESPDFNHQLAKNFIDHNFLLRLLNLFDSEDFRERDCLKTTLHRIYGKFLSLRSFIRRSINNILLQVIYEDEKFNGIAELLEILGSIINGFALPLKEEHKIFLIRILIPLHEVRSLALFHPQLAYCIIQFLEKDPTLTEETVMGLLRYWPKINSTKEIMFLNEIEDIFEVIEPMEFIKIQIPLFVQLSKCIQSSHFQVAEKVLSYWNNEYFLNLIIENADTILPIIFPALFDLTANLKLDSSNLNGNNYNNSEEMLDPYILVEQAINSGSWNKAIYAMAFKALKIFSETNSQLYENCNSYYLQHKDEKLRRELYYKNSWKKLESFVADLQRDTPSSSETMTGSQSPTDINMINANHIDQNNTFLMIDDKEIKTDELQISPVLSKSPSPASLLDSPTDDLKEKKSLLEVASAATATDTTLATNDQLSKKEDSSVTSTVINDDELTSKNSLSKDIEISFSRETRDDEDEDDYETFHDVKDHNDQKNISLEKTIEQDMPISPTTNKNTPDEITTTTELHTARVL, from the coding sequence ATGATGCGTGGATTTAGACAAAGACTTATGAAAAAGTCgtcttcaaattcaaataacgCAACCACACCTGCTTCTTCatcctcctcctcctcctcaTCTTCTTCTACGACTTCTAgcaagaaaaattcaacaaCTTCAAACACTTCAGCCACTTCTTCCAGAAAATCGGTTGAAATACAAAGATCCAACAATAGTACCATGTCCACAGCCTGTAATACATCATCACCAGCTTCTTCTACTTCCTCTAATAACAGCACTTCATGCAATACTTCTACTAGCAATACCAAGATTAAAAGAAgttcttctaataaaaacatGAAAagttcatcatcatcatcatcttcttcttctacatcttcaaaaaaatctaGAAATAAAAGTTCTCATAATAGGACTGCAACtcctattattattaagcCTCCTGTAGTTGACATTTCTGTACCTATTGAGCCACTTTCAGTAGAAACTGTTACTCCGCCATCAAACCGTACTTTGCAAGTAGCTACAGATATCACTAATTTCAACACTACATCGGTCACCACTACTACGACTAATAccacaaataataacaataacaatagtaatagtaataatagtaataataatagtaataataatagtaataataaccaGCCTTTGGTTTCTTCCCCATTGGCAAATAATATAGAATCGGATAGAACTCCAAATAACATTAACAATAGTATGTCACTTCCAGCAggaaatttaaatttaactccaaattcaaatcaaaccttaaatccaaatccaaataatattcctGTCTCATGCCCAAGCCCCTTAATGGATAGaccaaataattttgcaGACTTAGGtgtagaaaatattatgaagACTCCACAGAGACATGCTTCTTCtagatttgaaaattcaaaacaTACTCAAATAAGACAATTACAAAGATTCGATCAATTAACCAGTCAAGATCAGGTAATTCCCTtgtttattgaaaaagttaATCAATGTAATATTCTTTTCAACTTTAATGATCCTAGTTTCGATATTCAGGGGAAAGAGATTAAAAGATTAACATTACAGGAATTAATAGAGTTTATCATCTCCAATAGATTCAATTATACTTTGGAATTGTATAATGCAATCATAACAatgtttaaaattaatattttccgTTATATATCCCATTCAAATACAAGCATTGATTCCATTGATCCACCAATCTTTGATccagatgatgatgatcaattaaatgaattagcTTGGCCTCATATGCAAATGGtttatgaattatttttaagatTTATTGAATCGCCAGATTTCAATCATCAATTGGCCAAGAATTTTATCGATcataatttcttattacgtttattaaatttatttgattctgAAGATTTTAGAGAGAGAGATTGCTTAAAAACAACTTTACACAGAATTTATGGGAAATTCTTAAGTTTAAGATCATTTATTAGACGCtctataaataatattctattgCAGGTCATttatgaagatgaaaaatttaatgggattgctgaattattagaaatctTAGgttctattattaatgggTTTGCCTTACCATTAAAGGAAGAACAtaaaattttcttaattaGAATTTTAATTCCATTACATGAAGTTCGTTCTTTAGCTTTATTCCATCCACAACTAGCTTATTGTATTATTCAGTTCCTAGAAAAAGATCCTACATTAACTGAAGAAACTGTAATGGGTCTTTTACGCTATTGGCCCAAGATTAATTCAACAAAGGAAATTatgtttttaaatgaaattgaagatatttttgaaGTTATTGAACCAATggaattcattaaaatccAAATACCTCTTTTTGTTCAACTATCAAAATGTATCCAATCTTCCCATTTCCAAGTAGCTGAAAAAGTTTTAAGTTATTggaataatgaatatttcttaaatttaatcATTGAAAATGCTGATACTATTTTACCCATCATTTTCCCAGCATTGTTTGATTTAACTgcaaatttgaaattagattcgtcaaatttaaatggtaataattataataattctgaAGAAATGTTAGACCCTTACATATTGGTAGAACAGGCTATAAATTCCGGTTCTTGGAATAAAGCAATTTATGCAATGGCGTTTAAagctttaaaaattttctcAGAAACAAATTCTCAATTATATGaaaattgtaattcttattatttacaacATAAGGACGAAAAATTAAGAAGGGaactttattataaaaattcttggaaaaaattggaatcATTTGTGGCTGATTTACAAAGGGATACTCCTTCATCCTCTGAGACAATGACAGGCTCTCAATCCCCAACTGACATCAATATGATCAATGCGAATCACATTGACcaaaataatacttttcTAATGATTGATGACAAGGAAATCAAAACAGATGAATTACAAATATCTCCTGTACTTTCAAAATCTCCATCTCCTGCTTCGCTTTTAGATTCCCCAACTGATGAcctaaaagaaaaaaaatcgtTATTAGAAGTAGCCTCTGCCGCTACAGCTACAGATACTACATTAGCTACAAATGATCAATTATCTAAAAAGGAAGATTCTTCAGTTACTTCAACAGTTATAAACGATGACGAATTAACTTCAAAGAATTCATTGTCAAAAGATAtagaaatatctttttcaagGGAAACTCgagatgatgaagatgaagatgattaTGAAACTTTCCATGATGTTAAGGACCATAATGatcaaaagaatatttcattagaaaAGACTATAGAACAAGATATGCCAATATCTCcaacaacaaataaaaatacgCCAGACGAAATTACAACAACCACTGAATTGCATACAGCTAGAGTACTATGA
- the OPI10 gene encoding Opi10p (similar to Saccharomyces cerevisiae OPI10 (YOL032W); ancestral locus Anc_7.99) — MNMFAAIASGNPLQLSTDVPNSNGLQHTIVLSSTKPKFYSHITLFILPNVTFPENYVATIFFKLAPNEDFKLFGYLDNEKPSAIFKVKLPNSNSINNDFGDGLGEIDMDDDDDATSNSMSSNNTSYGMAPNPNNLSQVIIGISIEPQDIAREKLAEWRASKMSTTNNNNSLVVSKGIPDIATALNINTAGQLAKTYPALTEELAGKIVQHAYNYLSGFLDPLGNVSIKRFDSWWDKFKARLANDGTFLDEVTKD, encoded by the coding sequence ATGAATATGTTCGCAGCAATTGCTTCTGGTAACCCTTTGCAATTATCCACAGATGTCCCTAACTCAAATGGGCTTCAGCATACCATTGTTTTATCCTCCACTAAACCCAAATTTTATTCTCATATTACATTATTCATATTACCCAATGTCACATTTCCAGAAAATTACGTAGCtacaattttctttaagtTAGCGCCTAATGAAGATTTCAAGTTATTTGGGTACTTAGACAATGAAAAACCTAGTGCAATATTTAAAGTCAAATTACCAAATTCTAActcaataaataatgatttcgGAGATGGATTAGGAGAAATTGATATGgatgacgatgatgatgCTACCAGTAATTCGATGAGTTCTAATAATACATCATATGGCATGGCtccaaatccaaataatcTTTCACAAGTCATAATCGGTATTTCTATTGAACCACAGGATATTGCAAGAGAAAAACTTGCAGAGTGGAGGGCTAGTAAGATGTCaactacaaataataacaattctTTGGTCGTATCGAAAGGAATCCCAGATATTGCAACAGCattgaatataaatacaGCAGGTCAATTGGCCAAAACATATCCTGCATTGACGGAAGAACTGGCGGGTAAAATTGTTCAGCATGCAtacaattatttatcaGGATTTTTAGATCCATTAGGCAATGTATCGATTAAGAGATTTGATAGTTGGTGGGATAAATTTAAAGCTAGATTAGCTAATGACGGCACATTTCTTGACGAAGTAACGAAAGATTAG
- the MSE1 gene encoding glutamate--tRNA ligase MSE1 (similar to Saccharomyces cerevisiae MSE1 (YOL033W); ancestral locus Anc_7.100), producing the protein MVGNMLLRQKRLFSLSKIWRKDLIFSSDFLNFTQAENIHPNFPVRTRFAPSPTGSLHLGSLRTALYNYLLARNTGGQFILRIEDTDQKRLVKGAEENIYSSLKWLGLQFDEGPNGINGPYGPYKQSERSSIYQKYINELLDNGKAYRCFCSKERLTGLKESAQKLKPPTTASYDRKCTNLTKSQIEENLKNKVPYTVRLLSPDLYPAFEDLLHGKLNIQPQYNSIDRRFDDPVLMKSDNLPTYHFANVVDDHLMKISHVIRGEEWLPSTPKHIAIYEAFGWKPPKYIHIPLLTTLNDKKLSKRKGSASILQLKEDGVLPEALINFSVLFGWCPPRELTSTNHECFTLREFENIFDLRYLTKGNAKVDEKKLWFFNKHYLTKRLESDNGLTELALQVLPLFKEKFGSSVTIERLTKVLDISKGNLTTIFESISKLDYFFEKPLYEKYQELAIDNTEMKTILDYIYTNLEESNIMMLINTLHSESMIPKKNIFKTVRFALSGPKSGAKIHDIITILGKIESKLRIQDLAKYIK; encoded by the coding sequence ATGGTGGGAAATATGCTTTTACGACAGAAaagattattttctttgtcTAAAATTTGGAGAAAGGacctaattttttcatcagattttttgaattttacaCAAGCTGAAAATATCCACCCTAATTTTCCAGTTAGGACTAGATTTGCCCCATCACCTACAGGTTCTCTTCATCTCGGCTCATTGAGAACTGCCCTATACAATTATTTACTTGCTAGGAATACTGGTGGTCAATTCATTTTGAGAATTGAAGATACTGACCAAAAGAGATTAGTGAAGGGTGCGGAAGAAAACATTTATTCCTCCTTAAAATGGTTAGGATTACAATTTGATGAAGGACCAAATGGTATCAACGGCCCATATGGTCCATATAAGCAAAGTGAAAGAAGCTCcatatatcaaaaatatatcaatgAACTTTTAGATAATGGAAAAGCTTATAGATGCTTTTGCAGCAAAGAACGTTTAACTGGTTTAAAAGAATCAGCCCAAAAGCTAAAACCACCAACCACTGCTAGTTATGATAGGAAATGCACTAATTTAACCAAGTCACAAATTGaggaaaatttaaagaataaagtTCCGTACACTGTGCGACTATTATCGCCAGATCTATACCCAGCTTTTGAGGATTTATTACATGGAAAACTGAATATTCAGCCACAATATAACTCAATTGATCGAAGATTTGATGACCCAGTTCTCATGAAATCGGATAATTTACCGACCTATCATTTTGCTAATGTTGTTGACGATCATTTAATGAAGATTTCACATGTTATCAGAGGTGAGGAATGGTTACCATCGACTCCAAAGCATATTGCCATATATGAAGCTTTTGGTTGGAAACCtccaaaatatatacatataccACTTCTCACTacattaaatgataaaaaattaagcaAGAGAAAGGGATCAGCATCGATTTTACAATTGAAGGAAGATGGTGTATTACCGGAAGCCTTAATCAACTTTTCGGTTTTATTTGGTTGGTGTCCACCAAGAGAATTAACATCAACTAATCATGAGTGTTTTACTTTAAGAGAATTTGagaatatatttgatttgaGATATTTAACTAAAGGTAATGCAAAagttgatgaaaaaaaactatgGTTCTTCAATAAGCACTATTTAACAAAGAGATTAGAAAGTGATAATGGCTTAACTGAATTGGCTCTCCAAGTTCtaccattatttaaagaaaaatttggCTCTTCTGTTACTATTGAACGACTTACAAAGGTATTAGATATTTCTAAGGGTAATTTGACCACGATCTTTGAAAGTATTAGCAAATTAGATTATTTCTTTGAGAAACCTCTGTATGAAAAATACCAAGAACTTGCCATTGACAATACTGAAATGAAGACTATACTTGATTATATCTATACGAATCTTGAAGAATCTAACATTATGATGCTAATTAACACATTGCATTCTGAATCAATGATacccaaaaaaaatatttttaaaactgTAAGGTTTGCCCTTTCAGGCCCTAAATCTGGAGCTAAAATTCATGATATTATAACTATTTTAGGTAAAATAGAATCTAAATTGCGTATCCAGGACTTGGCAAagtatattaaataa
- the MDM10 gene encoding Mdm10p (similar to Saccharomyces cerevisiae MDM10 (YAL010C); ancestral locus Anc_7.103), producing MTEQFLNNYSNLYKKLSPIPSYSNFYKQSNDILHFKLPNHGLHLNINRQTSQYTASSFSISNDSSIYFSLAHLYNSQNDKFVTFGKLYYPTKVLNSMIIYKLKPNLNLNLKIYSNLYSKSYISIILSNINEKKASNNEWIFISNDKILGHRYLKQFKTNTNSTSTKNTIANTTSMITIGYEVWCSLSSFAPSISLGIKHDTPNNCFSLGLNPLFGRISSSYTANIFDIFSLYNGNKINPSIAKAGIRYVYNLYSMESKLELGIINDQLKLSINNNEIKLLFKKFYFNNKDWNFKIGFRIDKNGDWKNYLGCEFTYDNNDLSASKDMESIQPKEYFPTQISKSVDNNNKISSVRGNLHSKSASYDDSKLDLTEKKLSQIIK from the coding sequence ATGACTGAACAgtttttaaacaattattccaacctttataaaaaattatctccAATTCCTTCGTATTCGaatttttataaacaatcaaatgatattttacattttaaattacCAAATCATGGACTTCATTTAAACATAAATAGACAAACTAGTCAATACACAGCAAGTTCCTTTTCCATTTCAAATGATTCAtccatatatttttcattagcTCATCTTTATAATTCtcaaaatgataaattcgTTACATTTGGGAAACTTTATTATCCAACAAAAGTTTTAAACTCCatgattatttataaacttaaaccaaatttgaatttaaatttaaaaatatatagtaatCTTTATTCCAAATCTTACATTTCAATCAtcttatcaaatattaacgAAAAAAAGGCATCCAATAATGAAtggatttttatttcaaatgataaaattttggGTCATAGATACttgaaacaatttaaaacaaatacaaatagtACAAGTACAAAGAATACAATTGCAAATACAACTTCTATGATCACAATTGGATATGAAGTTTGGTGttctttatcttcatttGCTCCATCGATAAGTCTCGGAATAAAACATGATACACcaaataattgtttttcattAGGACTCAACCCTCTGTTTGGAAGaatatcttcttcttaTACAGCAAATATTTTCGATATTTTCTCACTttataatggtaataaaattaatccATCAATTGCAAAGGCAGGAATCCGATatgtttataatttatattcaatGGAAAgtaaattagaattaggtataattaatgatcaattgaaattgtcaattaataataatgaaattaaattattatttaaaaaattttattttaataacaaGGATtggaattttaaaattggatTTAGAATAGATAAAAATGGTGACtggaaaaattatttaggATGTGAATTCActtatgataataatgatttatcaGCTTCTAAGGATATGGAATCTATTCAACctaaagaatattttccTACACAAATCTCAAAATCAGTTGAcaacaataacaaaatTTCCTCCGTAAGAGGTAACCTCCATTCTAAATCAGCTTCATATGATGATTCAAAATTGGATCTGacagaaaaaaagttaagtcaaataataaaataa